A DNA window from Streptomyces sp. B21-083 contains the following coding sequences:
- the mtnC gene encoding acireductone synthase, giving the protein MTSHHDVDDVDAVVLDIEGTTSATGFVVDVLYPYSRSRFGALLSERSGDPEVARAVAQVRELIDEPDADAVLVEKTLNAWLDEERKATPLKTLQGIIWSEGFARGDLVSHFYDDVLPALRAWHTAGLRLYVYSSGSVAAQRAWFASTPEGDLLPLVSGLYDTENAGPKQEPESYRRIAEATGTADPSRLLFLSDRPGELDAARAAGWRAVGIRRPGEPYYEQGVGDHAQAGSFDEISITSSRSTT; this is encoded by the coding sequence GTGACGTCGCACCATGACGTGGACGACGTGGATGCCGTGGTGCTCGACATCGAGGGCACCACGAGCGCCACGGGGTTCGTCGTCGACGTGCTGTATCCGTACTCACGCTCTCGTTTCGGAGCACTGCTCTCGGAGCGGAGCGGTGATCCGGAGGTGGCGCGGGCGGTCGCGCAGGTGCGCGAGCTGATCGACGAGCCCGACGCCGATGCCGTGCTCGTCGAGAAGACCCTCAACGCCTGGCTGGACGAGGAACGCAAGGCGACGCCCCTCAAGACGCTTCAGGGCATCATCTGGTCCGAGGGCTTCGCGCGCGGCGACCTCGTCTCGCACTTCTACGACGACGTCCTGCCGGCGTTGCGCGCCTGGCACACGGCGGGGCTCCGGCTCTACGTCTACTCCTCGGGATCGGTCGCCGCGCAGCGCGCGTGGTTCGCGTCCACCCCGGAGGGCGACCTGCTGCCGCTCGTCTCGGGCCTGTACGACACCGAGAACGCGGGGCCCAAGCAGGAGCCGGAGTCGTACCGCCGGATCGCGGAGGCCACCGGCACCGCCGACCCGAGCCGTCTCCTCTTCCTCTCCGACCGGCCGGGCGAGCTGGACGCGGCGCGCGCCGCCGGGTGGCGGGCCGTGGGGATCCGGCGGCCCGGGGAGCCGTACTACGAGCAGGGCGTCGGGGACCACGCGCAGGCGGGGTCGTTCGACGAGATCAGCATCACCAGTTCAAGGAGCACCACATGA
- the mtnB gene encoding methylthioribulose 1-phosphate dehydratase encodes MTADISTLDLEEAGAVLAAESARFASFGWMRGTSGNLSVVLSRSPLLLAVTASGHDKGELTPADVVLVDSRGAAVEGGKPSAEAELHARVAALTGAGAVVHVHTVASVAMGRREPGGIVFKDIEMLKGVGRPAHDVEVTLPVIANSQDMKVLGDRLEAARDPRMPAVVVAGHGLYVWGDNPRQARHHTEVVEWLLELELSAPRDGR; translated from the coding sequence ATGACCGCCGACATCAGCACCCTCGACCTGGAGGAGGCGGGGGCGGTACTCGCCGCCGAGTCCGCCCGCTTCGCCTCCTTCGGCTGGATGCGGGGCACTTCCGGGAACCTGTCCGTGGTGCTGTCCCGCAGTCCGCTCCTTCTGGCGGTCACCGCGAGCGGTCACGACAAGGGCGAACTGACGCCCGCCGACGTGGTGTTGGTCGACTCGCGGGGCGCGGCTGTCGAGGGCGGCAAGCCGTCCGCCGAGGCCGAGCTGCACGCCCGGGTCGCCGCGCTGACCGGGGCCGGTGCGGTGGTGCACGTGCACACCGTGGCGTCGGTCGCGATGGGCCGGCGTGAGCCGGGCGGGATCGTGTTCAAGGACATCGAGATGCTCAAGGGTGTCGGCCGGCCCGCCCACGACGTCGAGGTGACCCTGCCGGTCATCGCCAACAGCCAGGACATGAAGGTGCTCGGCGACCGGCTGGAGGCGGCACGCGACCCCCGGATGCCGGCCGTGGTGGTCGCGGGGCACGGTCTGTACGTGTGGGGGGACAACCCCCGTCAGGCCCGGCACCACACCGAAGTCGTGGAGTGGCTGCTGGAGTTGGAGCTCAGCGCTCCGCGGGACGGACGGTAG
- the mtnA gene encoding S-methyl-5-thioribose-1-phosphate isomerase: MPQELRAVGWTGNSLALIDQTLLPHRHETRDVRDVDALVDAIQRLVVRGAPAIGAAGAYGVALALLQGERAGWTQEQVREAVARIREARPTAVNLMVCVDRVMTRFEEGLEAVLEEAAAVQREDVEGNRAMGAHGADWLLKRVADTVGDRPLRVLTHCNTGALATAGWGTALGVIRELHARGRLELVYADETRPLLQGSRLTAWELVQEGIPHYVQADGAAAGTILRGEVDAAIVGADRIAANGDTANKVGTVGVALACADAGIPFLVAAPTTTVDLATATGDDIHIELRGENEVLEWAGVRTAPAESRGHNPAFDVTPGRLVTGLVTERGVLEVSAGELPGDRLK, encoded by the coding sequence ATGCCCCAGGAACTGCGCGCCGTCGGCTGGACCGGAAACAGCCTCGCGCTCATCGACCAGACCCTGCTGCCGCACCGCCACGAGACCAGGGATGTCCGCGATGTGGACGCGTTGGTGGACGCGATCCAGCGGCTCGTCGTGCGGGGCGCGCCCGCGATCGGCGCGGCGGGCGCGTACGGGGTCGCGCTGGCGCTGCTCCAGGGCGAGCGTGCGGGCTGGACGCAGGAGCAGGTGCGCGAGGCCGTGGCCCGGATCCGCGAGGCCCGGCCGACCGCGGTCAACCTCATGGTGTGCGTGGACCGGGTCATGACCCGCTTCGAGGAGGGCCTGGAGGCGGTACTCGAAGAGGCCGCCGCCGTGCAGCGCGAGGACGTCGAGGGCAACCGCGCGATGGGCGCGCACGGCGCCGACTGGCTGCTCAAGCGTGTCGCCGACACCGTCGGGGACCGCCCGCTGCGCGTCCTGACCCACTGCAACACGGGTGCGCTCGCAACAGCCGGATGGGGTACGGCACTTGGTGTCATCCGCGAACTGCACGCGCGAGGCCGGCTGGAGCTCGTGTACGCCGACGAGACGCGCCCGCTGCTCCAGGGCTCGCGCCTGACCGCCTGGGAGCTGGTCCAGGAGGGCATCCCGCACTACGTCCAGGCGGACGGGGCCGCGGCGGGCACGATCCTGCGCGGCGAGGTCGACGCGGCGATCGTCGGCGCGGACCGGATCGCGGCGAACGGGGACACCGCCAACAAGGTCGGCACGGTCGGGGTCGCACTGGCCTGCGCGGACGCCGGAATCCCGTTCCTGGTGGCGGCGCCCACGACCACGGTGGACCTGGCGACGGCCACCGGCGACGACATCCACATCGAACTCCGGGGCGAGAACGAGGTGTTGGAGTGGGCAGGCGTCCGCACGGCACCCGCCGAGTCGCGCGGCCACAACCCGGCGTTCGACGTGACGCCGGGCAGGCTGGTGACGGGACTGGTCACCGAGCGGGGCGTGTTGGAGGTCTCCGCCGGTGAACTCCCGGGCGACCGCTTGAAGTAG